CGCTTCACGCAATTTCTGGCCGTGACCCAAGCCAAGAATGAGTTCCAGCAAGCTCGCTACGAAGTGCGCGGCTATACCAATAGCCCCAACGCAGAAACCGAAGCCCGCGCTGCTGCGCAACTGGAAAAAGCCGTCGGCGGTTTGAAGGGCCTTAGCGCGGCGTTCGGTACCGGCCAGCAAAACGCATTGTCCGCACTGGAAGCCGCCCTCGGTGCCTATCGCAGCGCCGTGCAGAGCTACAAGGCAGCCAACGCCAACATCGTCACCGCCCGCGCCGAAATGACCACCCAGGGCGCCGATATCGTGACGATCAGCGACAAGCTATACGACATCCAACTGGAACGTCGCGACGCTGAAAGCACCCAGGCCCGCAGCCTGCAATTGATCAGCACCTTGCTGGCACTGCTGGTCGGCGTGATTGCCGCCTGGGTCATCACCCGTCAGATCACCCGCCCGATCCAGGACACCCTGGCGGTGGTGGAGCGCATCGCTTCAGGCGACTTGAGCCAGAACATCCAGGTGACCCGTCGTGATGAGCTGGGCGTATTGCAACAAGGCATCCAGCGCATGGGCACGACCCTGCGCGAATTGATCAGCGGCATCCGCGATGGCGTGACCCAGATCGCCAGCGCCGCTGAGGAGCTATCGGCCGTGACCGAGCAAACCAGCGCCGGTGTGAACAGCCAGAAGATCGAGACCGATCAGGTGGCCACCGCCATGCATGAAATGACCGCTACCGTGCAGGAAGTTGCGCGCAATGCCGAGCAGGCGTCCCAAGCCGCCTCCGACGCCGACGGCCAGGCCCGCGAAGGCGACAAGGTGGTGGCCGAAGCTATCGCCCAGATCGAACGCCTGGCGGCCGAAGTCGCCCGCTCCACCGACGCCATGACGCACCTGCAACAAGAGAGCAACAAGATCGGCAGCGTGATGGACGTGATCAAGGCCGTGGCCGAACAGACCAACCTGCTGGCCCTCAACGCTGCCATTGAAGCGGCGCGTGCCGGGGAAGCCGGCCGTGGCTTTGCCGTGGTCGCCGACGAAGTGCGTGGCCTGGCCCAGCGCACGCAGAAATCCACCGAAGAAATCGAAGGCCTGGTGGCCGGCTTGCAGAACGGCACCCAACAAGTCGCCAGCGTGATGAACAACAGCCGCAGCCTCACCGACAGCAGTGTCGAACTGACACGCAAGGCCGGCGTGTCACTGGAAAACATCACCCGTACGGTGTCGAATATCCAGTCGATGAACCAGCAGATTGCCGCGGCCGCCGAGCAGCAGAGCGCCGTAGCGGAAGAGATCAGCCGCAGTATCGTGAATGTGCGGGACGTGTCGGAGCAGACCGCGACTGCCAGTGATGAGACGGCCAAGTCGAGTGTGGAACTGGCTCGATTGGGTAGCCAGTTGCAGCAGATGGTCAGTCATTTCCGGGTGTAGACACCAAAAAGCCGCCTCGATCTAGACCGAGGCGGCTCCACCTCTCAGACCTTAACGGTCATCGAAGCTGTCCCGCAGGAACTTCCATACGTGATACGCACGCAGGCAGTTCACTACGAGGTTCCATGTACGTCGTGCAAACTTAGACATACTCGGCCCTCCGTGAGTTGGGCCTTACCTCCAGCGCACTTACCGGAACATGTGGGCCTTTGGATGCACACCAGTGCTCCTGTGAGGCGGCTGGGTTTATGGTCCTCCCGCGTGAATCCGGCACGGATTACTAGCCCGTGGCGGGCGGTCCAAAATTTGCGCGCGAACCCAGCCAACCTACTTCACGACGAACACAGAACGAGGGCGATACTAGCTCAGCACTCTGCTCCAAGGTGTAACGAACAACGGCCAGCTAGCCTTAAAATCTGTTGCTGTTTTTTGCAAAGTTAAACAACACAAAAGATCAATGCTGCCGTGAAAAACTCTTGTTCGTCTGGTGTTGCATAACGCCCTAAAGCAGCAGTAGTATTGTGACCACGCCAGTGCTCCTGTGAAGCCGCAACCCCAGCCACTAACTGGGTTTGCAAAAAAAACCGCCCTATCAAGGCGGTTTTTTATTGCCTGCCATTTGCCACTTAGCCCTCGCTGTCCTCGACAAACACCAAGCGATTCCCGAACGGATCCCGGATGCTCATTTCCCGCGATCCCCAAGGCGTTTCCTCGACCCCAGGCTTGGCATAGCGGTAATCCTTGCCGAGCAATTGCTGCTGGTACGCATCCACCCTTTGCGCCTGGATCCGCACCGCCGCGCCCGGCGAAGCATCGCCATGGTGCTCGGACAAATGCAACACGCACTCACCCAGCGACACTTGCAGGTACAACGGGAAATTCGCCTCGAACCGATGCTGCCAATCGACCTTGAACCCCAGGAAGTCGACGTAGAATTCCAACGCTTTGGTGTCGTCGAAAATCCGCAGGATGGGGGTGACTTTTCCTAAGTGCATGGCGACCGCTCCGTGTATGAGAACGCCCACTATAAAGACGAAAAGCCGCCACGCAAATCCCCACTGCGCGCCAGGAATCGCCCTGGCCGCTGGCCATTGGCCTGCCCATTGCTGTAGCTCAGTACGCCGTTAACCCACACACCGTCGATCCCTTCCGCTGCACGTTGCGGTGTGTTGAAATCTGCCACATCACGCACCCGCAACGGGTCGAACAACACCAGGTCGGCCCAGTACCCTTCGCGGATTTCGCCACGCTCGGATAAGCCAAAGCGCGCTGCCGACAGACCAGTCATCTTGTGCACCGCCGTGTGCAACGGGAACAAGCCGACATCGCGGCTGAAGTGCCCCAGCACCCGCGGGAACGCCCCCCACAAGCGCGGGTGGGGAAACGGATCTTCGGGCAAACCATCGGAGCCCACCATCGACAACGGATGGGCGAGGATGCGCCGCACATCGTCTTCGTCCATCCCGTAGTACACCGCTCCCGCCGGTTGCAGGCGACGGGCAGCGTCCATTAGCGAAACGCCCCACTCGGCAGCGATAGCCTGCAGATCCCGCCCACCCATTTCGGGGTGCGGCGTCGACCAGGTGATGGTGATGCGAAACGCGTCGGTCACCTGCTTGAGATCCAGAGTCGAGGAGCTGGCGGCGTAGGGGTAGCAATCGCAACCCACCGGGTGGTTTTTCGCCTCAGCCTCCAGGGCCGCCAACAACTGCGGACTACGCCCCCAGTTACCAGCACCAGCGCATTTAA
This genomic stretch from Pseudomonas synxantha BG33R harbors:
- a CDS encoding glyoxalase superfamily protein, with protein sequence MHLGKVTPILRIFDDTKALEFYVDFLGFKVDWQHRFEANFPLYLQVSLGECVLHLSEHHGDASPGAAVRIQAQRVDAYQQQLLGKDYRYAKPGVEETPWGSREMSIRDPFGNRLVFVEDSEG